One Rhodoluna sp. KAS3 DNA window includes the following coding sequences:
- a CDS encoding exonuclease domain-containing protein, with translation MTDQQLSFDFSPDLPDWARQIAVFDLETTGLDLTDARIVTACAVELDEHGSVVGQNVEWLADPGIEIPTPASDVHGVTTEMARRDGREASEVVSEILATLKGFFARGLPVVAYNAPYDFTILHYEAIRHGLEPLKIGSIIDPLVIDRFKDKYRKGKRRLENAAEFYQVELADAHNATADAIAAGRVAQAIAKRWADELPASLPDLHAAQIQWSDFLDSDFENYMRRSVNPDFSVKRGWPLKLN, from the coding sequence GTGACCGACCAACAACTTTCGTTTGACTTCTCCCCTGACCTGCCTGATTGGGCTAGGCAAATTGCCGTTTTCGATCTTGAAACCACAGGTCTAGATCTAACCGATGCCCGAATTGTCACCGCCTGTGCGGTTGAGCTTGACGAGCATGGTTCTGTGGTTGGGCAAAACGTCGAATGGCTGGCCGATCCAGGCATCGAGATTCCTACACCTGCCAGCGACGTTCACGGTGTCACCACCGAAATGGCCAGACGAGACGGCAGGGAGGCCAGTGAGGTGGTTTCCGAAATCCTGGCCACCCTCAAGGGTTTTTTCGCTAGAGGGCTCCCAGTAGTTGCCTATAACGCACCATACGACTTTACGATTTTGCATTACGAGGCCATTCGGCACGGCCTAGAACCTTTGAAAATCGGTTCAATTATTGATCCCCTGGTCATTGACCGGTTCAAGGACAAATATCGCAAAGGAAAGCGCCGCTTGGAGAACGCTGCCGAGTTCTACCAAGTTGAACTCGCCGATGCCCACAACGCTACGGCCGACGCAATCGCAGCCGGACGTGTGGCCCAGGCTATCGCTAAGCGGTGGGCCGATGAACTGCCAGCCTCACTCCCAGATCTTCATGCCGCGCAAATTCAATGGAGTGATTTCCTCGACAGCGACTTTGAAAATTACATGCGCCGGAGTGTCAACCCTGACTTTAGTGTCAAGCGTGGCTGGCCACTAAAGCTGAATTAG
- a CDS encoding type B 50S ribosomal protein L31: MKADIHPKYEAVVFRDLASGVAFLTRSTLSSSKTIEWEDGNTYPVFDVEISSESHPFYTGKQRIMDAAGRVERFNARYKNFGA; this comes from the coding sequence ATGAAGGCAGACATTCACCCAAAGTACGAAGCAGTCGTATTCCGCGACTTGGCATCGGGTGTAGCGTTCCTTACTCGCTCAACACTTAGCAGCAGCAAGACCATTGAGTGGGAAGACGGCAACACCTACCCAGTTTTCGACGTTGAAATTTCATCAGAGTCACACCCGTTCTACACCGGAAAGCAGCGCATCATGGATGCTGCAGGTCGCGTAGAGCGCTTCAACGCACGTTACAAGAACTTCGGAGCGTAA
- a CDS encoding ABC transporter ATP-binding protein — MSRVIDVNNVTVVREGRNILNNVDWQVEPSQRWVIVGPNGAGKTTLLRVAAAQIHPTHGQATILGERMGEINVFELRTRIGFASSALAAHIPNSESVLNAVMTASYGVTGRWNEKYEDIDERRARRVLSEWQLSDFADRAFGTLSDGERKRTQIARAVMPDPEVLLLDEPVASLDLAAREQTINIIGEYASHPMAPAMVMVTHHLEEIPEGFTHALLIRNGEIFAAGDIHNTLTSEKISEVFGFGLKVDYEDGRFRVRAHKY; from the coding sequence ATGTCACGCGTCATAGATGTAAACAACGTCACCGTAGTCCGCGAGGGTCGAAACATCCTCAACAATGTTGACTGGCAAGTTGAGCCAAGTCAGCGTTGGGTAATAGTTGGACCTAATGGCGCTGGTAAGACCACCTTGTTGCGCGTTGCTGCAGCCCAGATTCACCCAACGCACGGCCAAGCCACCATACTTGGTGAGCGAATGGGGGAGATCAATGTCTTTGAACTCCGGACCAGGATCGGCTTTGCCTCGAGTGCACTCGCGGCCCACATCCCAAACTCAGAATCGGTGCTCAACGCGGTTATGACCGCTAGCTACGGTGTAACCGGACGCTGGAACGAAAAGTACGAGGACATCGATGAACGACGCGCCCGGCGAGTCCTTTCCGAGTGGCAACTTTCAGACTTTGCAGACCGCGCGTTTGGCACCCTGAGCGACGGAGAACGGAAGCGAACCCAAATTGCTCGCGCCGTTATGCCTGATCCAGAAGTGCTGTTGCTTGATGAACCGGTAGCAAGCCTTGACCTGGCCGCTAGGGAGCAGACGATCAACATCATCGGCGAGTATGCCTCGCACCCGATGGCGCCGGCGATGGTCATGGTTACCCACCATCTTGAAGAGATTCCTGAAGGATTCACTCACGCCCTGTTGATTCGCAACGGAGAAATCTTCGCTGCCGGGGACATTCACAACACCCTGACATCAGAGAAGATCTCAGAAGTCTTTGGTTTTGGCCTCAAGGTCGATTACGAAGATGGTCGGTTCCGGGTCCGCGCACATAAATACTAG
- the glgA gene encoding glycogen synthase has product MRIDLITKEYPPFIYGGAGVHVAELVRVLRKQIDVKVHCFGEDRNETDTFAYRHSAEFEAVNGALQTMATDLSMVSAIAGADLVHSHTWYANFAGQVAGTLHGIPHLITAHSLEPLRPWKEQQLGGGYRLSSWVERTAYEGATGIIAVSDGMRQDILRAYPQLDPQKVAVVHNGIDLDAFQAADNPDLVRANGVNPDQRSVVFVGRITMQKGLPYLLKAARELPADVQLVLCAGAPDTPQILQEVTDLVAELRKVRDNVIWVEKHLSRAELIAMLSAATVFACPSIYEPLGIVNLEAMACGTPVVATATGGIPEVVAHNETGLLVPIEQLMDGSGKPLDEGKFVADFAAALNEILDHPRIAEFGSAGRRRVEQHFSWDSIAAETIGVYEKAINGKHIG; this is encoded by the coding sequence ATGAGAATCGATCTGATCACTAAAGAATATCCACCCTTCATTTATGGGGGAGCGGGCGTACATGTCGCTGAATTAGTGAGAGTTTTGCGAAAACAGATCGATGTCAAGGTGCATTGCTTCGGTGAAGACCGTAATGAAACCGATACATTTGCATACCGCCACAGCGCTGAGTTTGAAGCTGTCAATGGCGCCCTACAGACCATGGCCACAGATTTGAGCATGGTTTCTGCGATTGCAGGCGCTGACCTAGTCCATTCGCACACCTGGTACGCAAACTTTGCCGGGCAAGTAGCCGGAACCCTTCACGGGATCCCGCACCTGATTACAGCCCACAGTCTCGAACCGCTACGCCCATGGAAAGAGCAGCAGTTGGGCGGCGGTTACCGCCTTTCATCCTGGGTTGAGCGCACAGCCTACGAAGGCGCGACCGGCATCATCGCGGTGTCAGATGGGATGCGTCAGGACATTCTTCGTGCCTACCCTCAACTTGACCCTCAAAAAGTTGCTGTAGTCCACAATGGCATTGATCTGGATGCATTCCAAGCGGCCGATAACCCTGACTTAGTGCGCGCCAACGGCGTGAACCCAGATCAGCGTTCTGTGGTCTTTGTGGGTCGAATCACGATGCAAAAGGGTTTGCCGTATCTACTCAAGGCAGCCAGAGAATTGCCCGCTGATGTTCAGTTGGTGCTTTGTGCTGGCGCCCCAGATACCCCGCAAATTCTCCAGGAGGTTACCGACCTGGTAGCCGAGCTTCGAAAAGTCCGGGATAACGTCATCTGGGTAGAAAAGCACCTGAGCCGCGCGGAATTGATTGCCATGCTCTCGGCTGCAACCGTCTTTGCCTGCCCATCGATTTACGAACCACTCGGCATTGTGAACCTAGAGGCTATGGCCTGCGGAACTCCGGTTGTTGCCACGGCTACCGGTGGCATTCCAGAGGTAGTTGCCCACAACGAGACTGGATTGCTGGTGCCGATTGAGCAATTGATGGATGGCAGCGGAAAGCCACTTGACGAAGGCAAGTTTGTGGCAGATTTCGCCGCGGCCCTCAATGAGATTCTGGACCACCCAAGAATTGCCGAATTCGGCTCAGCCGGTCGTAGGCGTGTTGAGCAACACTTCAGCTGGGACAGCATTGCTGCGGAAACTATTGGTGTCTATGAGAAGGCAATCAACGGCAAGCACATAGGCTAA
- the glgC gene encoding glucose-1-phosphate adenylyltransferase yields the protein MSTPRIFGMVLAGGEGKRLMPLTADRAKPAVPFGGSYRLIDFALSNLINSGLRRIVVLTQYKSHSLDRHISQTWRMSPLLGAYVASVPAQQRLGKRWFSGSADAILQSMNLLSDERPDIVVVVGADHVYRMDFDQMIEAHIKSGRGVTVAAIRQPLSLANQFGVIEVDEKDNTKISAFREKPSDPKGLPDSPGEVLASMGNYVFSAQALIDAIEHDGTLEESSHDMGGDIVPYMVAREDAGVYDFTYNEIPGSTERDHSYWRDVGTMDSYYEAHMDLISVMPVFNLYNSEWPVHTQQINLPPAKFVHDGEGNQGRTTDSIVSLGTVVSGGIVERSVLSPNVRIHSRALITDSILLDGVQVGRDCTVRKAILDKSVVVADGASIGVDKQRDLDRGFFVTDSGITVVGKGVLVTP from the coding sequence ATGAGCACTCCACGTATTTTCGGAATGGTCCTTGCTGGCGGCGAGGGTAAGCGCTTGATGCCTCTAACGGCTGATCGCGCAAAGCCTGCGGTGCCTTTTGGGGGAAGTTATCGTCTTATCGACTTTGCATTGTCAAACCTGATTAATTCAGGTCTTCGACGCATCGTTGTTTTGACTCAGTACAAATCACACAGCCTTGACCGCCATATCTCTCAGACCTGGCGAATGTCTCCGCTGCTTGGCGCATACGTTGCCTCGGTTCCTGCGCAGCAGCGACTTGGCAAGCGCTGGTTCTCGGGAAGTGCTGACGCAATTCTCCAGAGCATGAACCTACTGAGCGATGAGCGACCAGACATCGTGGTCGTGGTCGGTGCCGACCACGTTTACCGCATGGACTTTGATCAGATGATTGAAGCGCACATCAAGTCAGGCCGTGGAGTCACAGTTGCAGCCATTCGCCAACCACTTTCGCTGGCGAACCAGTTTGGCGTAATCGAGGTTGACGAAAAAGACAACACCAAGATTTCAGCTTTCCGCGAGAAACCAAGTGACCCTAAGGGTTTGCCGGACAGTCCCGGCGAAGTTTTGGCTTCGATGGGTAACTACGTTTTCAGCGCCCAGGCACTCATTGACGCTATTGAGCATGACGGTACCCTCGAGGAGTCATCGCACGACATGGGTGGCGACATCGTCCCTTACATGGTTGCGCGCGAGGACGCTGGAGTTTATGACTTCACCTACAACGAGATTCCTGGCTCGACAGAGCGTGACCACTCATACTGGCGCGACGTAGGAACCATGGACTCTTACTACGAGGCCCACATGGACCTAATCTCAGTGATGCCGGTTTTCAACCTGTACAACTCAGAGTGGCCAGTACACACCCAGCAGATCAACTTGCCACCGGCAAAGTTTGTTCACGATGGTGAGGGCAACCAGGGGCGGACCACCGACTCGATTGTTTCGCTTGGAACCGTGGTTTCGGGTGGAATTGTTGAGCGCAGCGTGCTCTCGCCGAATGTGCGCATTCACTCCAGAGCTCTAATTACTGACTCGATTTTGCTTGATGGCGTCCAGGTTGGGCGCGACTGCACCGTTCGAAAGGCTATCCTCGACAAGAGCGTTGTCGTTGCCGATGGCGCCTCGATCGGTGTCGACAAGCAAAGAGATCTTGACCGCGGCTTCTTCGTCACCGACTCGGGTATTACCGTTGTTGGAAAGGGCGTTCTGGTTACACCGTGA
- the serB gene encoding phosphoserine phosphatase SerB, which yields MTKFLVVFDVDSTLIEDEVIELLADVAGKRAEVAAVTERAMAGELDFAESLIERVKTLAGLPESVFEEVLGRIRITTGAKTLIDAVHAAGGRVGAVSGGFNQLLGPLAKALELDFARANQLEVVDGVLTGQVIGKIIDRAAKAESLLEWAEVAGFAIENTVAVGDGANDLDMLAAAGLGVGFNCKPIVREHADFVLEGNDLAGLIPVLKL from the coding sequence GTGACCAAGTTTTTAGTGGTTTTTGATGTTGATTCAACTCTCATCGAAGACGAAGTAATTGAGTTATTGGCCGATGTCGCTGGAAAGCGCGCTGAAGTTGCTGCGGTAACCGAGCGCGCGATGGCTGGCGAGCTGGACTTTGCTGAAAGCCTTATTGAGCGAGTTAAAACCCTCGCCGGGCTTCCCGAAAGCGTATTTGAAGAGGTTTTGGGCAGGATTCGCATCACCACCGGGGCAAAGACCCTTATCGATGCTGTTCATGCGGCCGGTGGACGGGTGGGCGCGGTTTCTGGCGGATTCAACCAGCTCCTAGGGCCATTGGCCAAGGCTTTGGAGCTGGATTTTGCTCGCGCAAATCAACTTGAGGTTGTAGACGGCGTTCTGACCGGCCAAGTTATTGGCAAAATTATCGATCGTGCAGCCAAGGCGGAGTCTTTGCTTGAATGGGCTGAGGTCGCGGGATTTGCCATCGAAAACACGGTTGCAGTCGGCGATGGCGCCAATGACCTGGACATGTTGGCAGCAGCTGGACTGGGTGTTGGCTTCAACTGCAAGCCGATTGTTCGCGAACATGCCGATTTTGTGCTCGAGGGTAATGACCTTGCCGGTTTGATACCGGTTCTCAAACTCTGA
- a CDS encoding beta-ketoacyl-ACP reductase, whose product MTTPRTVLVTGGNRGIGKSIAEEFIRQGHRVAVTVRSGEGPAGSLSVVADVTKPETLDAAFAEVEEKLGAIEILVANAGITRDTLLMRMTDEEFESVIDTNLNGVFRVLRRATKGMIKAKYGRVILIGSVVGLLGSAGQVNYSAAKSALVGMARSVTRELGARGITANVVAPGFIDTDMTAALPEAQQDEYKKKIPAGRFAQPEEVAKVVAWLASDEASYISGAVIPVDGGLGMGH is encoded by the coding sequence ATGACCACACCAAGAACAGTTCTAGTCACCGGCGGTAACCGCGGAATCGGAAAATCGATTGCTGAGGAGTTCATTCGTCAAGGTCACAGAGTTGCTGTGACTGTTCGCAGTGGCGAGGGCCCTGCAGGTTCACTAAGTGTGGTCGCAGATGTGACCAAGCCTGAGACCCTGGATGCTGCATTTGCCGAGGTCGAAGAAAAGCTAGGGGCAATCGAAATCTTGGTTGCAAACGCAGGCATTACCCGCGATACCCTCCTCATGCGCATGACTGACGAAGAATTCGAGTCAGTAATCGACACAAATTTGAATGGCGTTTTCCGCGTACTGCGCCGCGCCACCAAGGGCATGATCAAGGCCAAGTACGGCCGCGTGATCCTGATTGGTAGCGTTGTTGGCCTTCTCGGCTCGGCTGGCCAGGTAAATTACTCAGCTGCCAAATCGGCCCTTGTGGGCATGGCTCGCTCAGTAACCCGCGAGCTTGGCGCCCGCGGCATTACCGCAAACGTGGTCGCCCCGGGCTTTATTGACACCGACATGACCGCGGCTTTGCCTGAAGCTCAGCAGGACGAGTACAAGAAGAAGATTCCGGCCGGCCGCTTTGCCCAGCCAGAAGAAGTTGCCAAGGTCGTTGCCTGGCTTGCCAGCGACGAAGCCAGCTACATCTCAGGTGCTGTCATTCCGGTTGACGGTGGATTGGGCATGGGCCACTAG
- a CDS encoding DUF3099 domain-containing protein produces the protein MSETQSVTSIGQSPEAERKTRMIKYLIAMIIRMVCLVLALVVQGWLAWVFAAGAVLLPYFAVVLANAVVTDDKPKLATAVAPKLVISADQFVAAPKPEENR, from the coding sequence ATGAGTGAAACGCAGAGTGTTACCTCGATCGGTCAATCCCCCGAGGCCGAACGCAAAACCCGCATGATCAAATACCTGATTGCCATGATCATTCGAATGGTTTGTTTGGTCCTGGCCTTGGTCGTTCAAGGCTGGTTGGCCTGGGTGTTTGCGGCCGGAGCAGTCCTATTGCCTTATTTCGCCGTCGTTCTAGCTAATGCTGTGGTCACAGACGACAAGCCAAAACTAGCTACCGCAGTTGCGCCAAAACTGGTTATTTCCGCCGACCAATTCGTTGCCGCGCCAAAGCCAGAGGAAAACCGTTAG
- a CDS encoding SURF1 family protein encodes MTNYKLSWLNDSWKRWLAWLIAASVFAVACVFLSDWQFDRRQEALAKIEVVAQNYDQAPLTLEDVVRSDEFDARNEWRPVSITGQFLPEKAYLVRNRPYNGQPGFLQVIPFKAVTGQLVAIETGWLPTGSRQDSPDLIPLPDNQERTILARIRPTEPTLNRDAPAGQLGTLNSANLFKQAGLSGELIESVYFRLAESYNQGEAVPKLLPKPALTEGNHLSYALQWILFALMAFTALIWGVRQELRFKRMAEDETYRPKKRKRVGDDDKAAEDALLGQE; translated from the coding sequence ATGACCAATTACAAACTGAGCTGGCTCAACGATTCCTGGAAACGTTGGCTTGCTTGGCTGATTGCCGCATCGGTGTTTGCAGTTGCCTGTGTTTTTCTCTCTGATTGGCAGTTTGACCGCCGTCAAGAGGCATTGGCCAAAATTGAAGTTGTGGCGCAAAACTACGATCAGGCGCCTCTGACACTCGAGGATGTTGTTCGGTCCGACGAGTTTGACGCCCGCAATGAGTGGCGACCAGTGTCGATTACCGGTCAATTCCTCCCTGAGAAGGCTTACCTAGTTCGAAATCGTCCGTACAACGGGCAGCCGGGGTTCTTGCAGGTTATTCCGTTTAAGGCCGTTACTGGCCAGCTGGTAGCGATTGAGACCGGTTGGTTACCTACGGGGTCGCGCCAGGACTCACCAGACTTAATTCCGCTCCCAGATAACCAGGAGCGGACTATCCTGGCCCGAATTAGGCCAACGGAGCCAACTCTCAACCGCGATGCTCCGGCCGGTCAACTTGGCACTCTAAACTCGGCGAACCTGTTCAAGCAGGCTGGTTTGTCGGGTGAATTAATTGAATCGGTGTATTTTCGGTTAGCCGAAAGCTACAACCAGGGTGAGGCGGTACCCAAACTTTTACCCAAACCGGCACTTACCGAGGGAAATCATCTGAGTTATGCGTTGCAGTGGATTCTCTTTGCGCTCATGGCTTTCACGGCATTGATCTGGGGTGTTCGGCAAGAACTCAGATTCAAGCGCATGGCTGAAGATGAAACCTACCGACCTAAAAAGCGCAAACGCGTCGGCGACGACGATAAAGCAGCTGAAGACGCGCTTCTGGGCCAGGAATAA
- the abc-f gene encoding ribosomal protection-like ABC-F family protein: MISVSNLEIRIGARVLMSNVNFRVDKGDKVGLVGRNGAGKTTLTKILAGDGQPSQGAVARGGEIGYLPQDPRSGDPEELARTRILNARGLGDIAAEMAKCTEDMGSIEEDVYNRAMARYSELEESFQAAGGYAAEAEAATIASNLNLKDHILDQPLKTLSGGQRRRIELARILFSNAETMILDEPTNHLDADSVVWLREFLKGYQGGLIVISHDVDLVEETVNRVFYLDAIRCVIDIYNMGWRQYQKARETDEERRKRERAIAEKKANTLQIQAAKFGAKASKAVAAKQMVRRAESLLNSLDEVREVDRVAKIKFPDPAPCGRTPLMANNLSKSYGSLEIFTAVDLAIDKGSKVVIIGMNGAGKTTMLRMLAGLDKPDTGEIVPGHGLKIGYFAQEHETLDVSKSVLENMQRAAPQLADTDARKVLGSFLFTGDDVNKPAGVLSGGEKTRLALASLVVSSANVLLLDEPTNNLDPASREEILRALSTFTGAVVLVSHDVGAVLALNPERVLILPDGDEDHWNDGYADLIALS; encoded by the coding sequence ATGATTAGCGTGAGTAACCTAGAGATCCGCATCGGAGCTCGCGTCCTCATGTCTAACGTGAATTTTCGCGTTGATAAGGGTGACAAGGTGGGGCTGGTGGGCCGAAATGGTGCTGGAAAAACCACCCTCACTAAAATTTTGGCGGGGGATGGGCAGCCATCTCAGGGTGCCGTGGCTCGCGGAGGCGAAATCGGCTACTTACCGCAGGACCCTCGTTCGGGTGACCCAGAAGAGCTAGCACGCACTCGAATCTTGAACGCCCGAGGACTTGGCGATATTGCGGCCGAAATGGCAAAGTGCACCGAAGACATGGGCAGCATCGAAGAAGACGTCTACAACCGCGCAATGGCTAGGTACTCGGAACTTGAAGAAAGCTTTCAGGCGGCTGGCGGGTACGCCGCCGAGGCTGAAGCTGCAACTATTGCAAGCAACCTAAACCTCAAGGACCACATTCTCGACCAGCCGCTAAAGACACTTTCCGGTGGTCAGCGCCGCCGAATCGAGTTGGCAAGAATCCTATTTTCGAACGCCGAAACCATGATTCTCGATGAGCCAACCAACCACCTTGACGCCGATTCAGTGGTTTGGTTGCGGGAGTTTCTGAAGGGCTATCAGGGCGGCCTGATCGTTATCAGTCACGACGTTGATCTAGTCGAAGAAACGGTAAACCGCGTTTTCTATCTTGACGCCATTCGCTGCGTAATCGACATCTACAACATGGGCTGGCGCCAGTACCAAAAGGCTCGCGAGACCGATGAGGAGCGCCGCAAGCGCGAACGAGCCATCGCTGAAAAGAAGGCCAATACCCTGCAGATTCAGGCAGCCAAATTTGGTGCAAAAGCCTCCAAAGCCGTTGCTGCAAAGCAGATGGTTCGCCGCGCTGAGTCCCTACTGAACTCACTCGATGAGGTCAGAGAAGTTGATCGCGTCGCCAAAATCAAATTCCCAGATCCAGCTCCATGTGGCCGCACTCCGCTAATGGCTAACAACCTAAGTAAGAGCTACGGTTCGCTTGAGATTTTCACCGCCGTTGACCTAGCCATTGATAAGGGTTCAAAGGTAGTCATCATCGGTATGAACGGTGCCGGTAAAACCACGATGCTGCGCATGCTTGCGGGTCTCGACAAGCCAGACACCGGTGAAATTGTTCCCGGCCACGGACTCAAGATCGGCTATTTTGCCCAGGAGCACGAGACCCTGGACGTCTCCAAATCTGTGCTGGAAAATATGCAGCGTGCAGCTCCACAACTTGCCGACACCGATGCCCGCAAGGTCTTGGGATCATTCCTTTTCACCGGTGATGACGTGAATAAGCCTGCCGGTGTTTTGAGCGGTGGAGAGAAAACCCGCTTGGCACTTGCCTCACTTGTTGTGTCATCGGCCAACGTGTTGCTGCTCGATGAGCCGACTAACAACCTTGACCCGGCCAGCCGCGAAGAAATCCTTCGAGCGCTGAGCACATTCACCGGTGCAGTTGTGCTGGTGAGCCACGATGTTGGTGCGGTTTTGGCCCTGAACCCAGAACGAGTCTTGATTTTGCCTGATGGCGATGAAGACCACTGGAACGATGGTTACGCCGACCTGATTGCCCTCAGCTAA
- a CDS encoding metal-sulfur cluster assembly factor, with product MNATELDPTLYDNVIEALKDVIDPEIGVNIVDLGLIYGLQKSEDGNLLINMTLTSAGCPLTDVLEEQTAEALDGVVEAFRINWVWMPPWGPEKITEDGREQMRAIGFSI from the coding sequence ATGAATGCCACTGAGCTTGATCCAACCCTTTATGACAATGTCATAGAGGCTCTAAAGGATGTGATCGACCCAGAAATCGGTGTGAACATTGTTGATTTGGGTCTGATTTACGGTCTTCAGAAGTCTGAAGATGGCAACCTGCTAATCAACATGACTTTGACCTCTGCGGGATGCCCTTTGACCGACGTTCTTGAGGAACAGACGGCCGAAGCACTTGACGGTGTGGTTGAAGCATTCCGCATCAACTGGGTTTGGATGCCACCATGGGGTCCAGAAAAAATTACCGAAGATGGGCGCGAGCAAATGCGAGCCATCGGGTTCTCAATCTAA
- the sufC gene encoding Fe-S cluster assembly ATPase SufC, whose product MSVLEIKNLHVTVETDQGTKEILKGVDLVIRSGESHAIMGPNGSGKSTLAYTIAGHPKYEVTEGEILLDGENVLEMSVDERARAGLFLAMQYPVEIPGVSVSNFLRTAKTAIAGEAPALRNWIKDVRGAMDALHMDSSFTERNVNEGFSGGEKKRHEILQLELLKPKFAVLDETDSGLDVDALKIVSEGVNRAKSENDFGLLLITHYTRILRYIKPDFVHVFVAGKIAEQGGPELADRLEAEGYDRYVKA is encoded by the coding sequence ATGTCAGTTCTTGAAATCAAAAACCTCCACGTAACCGTCGAGACCGACCAGGGCACTAAAGAAATCCTGAAGGGTGTTGACCTAGTTATTCGCTCGGGCGAAAGCCACGCAATCATGGGCCCGAACGGTTCAGGTAAATCAACCCTGGCCTACACCATTGCAGGTCACCCAAAATATGAAGTTACCGAAGGTGAAATTCTGCTCGATGGCGAGAACGTGCTTGAGATGAGCGTTGACGAACGCGCGCGTGCCGGACTATTCCTAGCGATGCAGTACCCAGTAGAAATCCCTGGCGTATCAGTGTCGAACTTCCTGCGCACCGCAAAGACCGCCATCGCTGGCGAGGCGCCGGCACTGCGTAACTGGATAAAGGATGTCCGTGGAGCCATGGATGCCCTTCACATGGACTCTTCGTTCACCGAGCGCAACGTAAATGAGGGATTCTCAGGTGGCGAGAAAAAGCGCCACGAGATTCTGCAGCTAGAACTATTGAAGCCAAAGTTTGCTGTTCTTGATGAAACCGACTCTGGTCTAGACGTTGACGCGTTGAAGATTGTTTCAGAGGGTGTAAACCGTGCCAAGTCAGAGAATGACTTTGGTTTGCTTCTAATCACCCACTACACCCGAATCTTGCGCTACATCAAGCCTGACTTCGTGCACGTTTTCGTTGCCGGAAAGATTGCTGAACAGGGCGGCCCAGAGCTTGCAGATCGCCTTGAAGCTGAGGGCTACGACCGTTACGTAAAGGCCTAA
- a CDS encoding non-heme iron oxygenase ferredoxin subunit — protein MAVRICKVDEIKAGKAIRVKVGELQIAIFKTKDGEVFALDDKCSHGEISLSEGFIGKDKTVECWAHGAKFSLETGEALTLPAYEPVVAYEVIVENDEIFLEIDAE, from the coding sequence ATGGCAGTCCGCATCTGCAAGGTAGACGAAATCAAAGCTGGCAAGGCTATCCGTGTGAAGGTGGGCGAACTTCAGATCGCAATCTTCAAGACTAAGGATGGCGAAGTCTTTGCACTTGATGACAAGTGCTCCCACGGTGAAATCTCGCTTAGCGAGGGCTTCATCGGCAAAGATAAGACCGTCGAGTGCTGGGCACACGGCGCCAAGTTCTCACTTGAGACTGGCGAGGCTCTAACTCTCCCTGCCTACGAACCAGTTGTGGCGTACGAAGTCATCGTCGAGAACGACGAGATTTTCCTCGAAATCGACGCCGAATAA